The stretch of DNA GGGAATGAATAATTTGTTATGTTCATTCTTGTATATATCAATCATTTATACCTTTTTAAAATTAAAGAAATAACCCTCAATATCAGCTTTTTTATTATTCTAATTATCGTTCTGGTAATTATTGTAGCTTTCGTATTGCTTGCTTATAAGTTCTTTATTGATCGTATTACTAAAGAAAAGAATGCTCAGTATGAGGCTGAGGTCCTTCATCAGAAAAGGTTGGTGCTGGAAAATATCAAAGCTCAGGAGGAGGAACGAAAACGAATTGCAGTAATGATCCATGATGACATGGGGAACAGGCTCAATATTCTCTCTTTATGGCTTAACAATCTGGATACAAAAGGAGATGAGCTCATTAAAAAAAACATTTACGGGCAGATGTCTGCTTTAATAGATTCAGCAAGGACGATATCCCATTCCCTTTACCCTGTGAACCTTGAATCGGTGGGGCTTGTTTTGTATATTGAAG from Chryseobacterium piperi encodes:
- a CDS encoding sensor histidine kinase; the encoded protein is MFILVYINHLYLFKIKEITLNISFFIILIIVLVIIVAFVLLAYKFFIDRITKEKNAQYEAEVLHQKRLVLENIKAQEEERKRIAVMIHDDMGNRLNILSLWLNNLDTKGDELIKKNIYGQMSALIDSARTISHSLYPVNLESVGLVLYIEELIANLSHKIHISLHVVPGYKKKDVFVEVQLYRIIQECTTNVIKHSKATKIWIYIKDYPQYTAVIISDNGQGFDYDLVKKGMGIKNIESRTKSINAVHKWKNIPDKRSRLIIKIPYNNEFQDQNSVNR